In Methanosphaera sp. ISO3-F5, a genomic segment contains:
- a CDS encoding DUF1848 domain-containing protein: MIFNVSGRTDIVNYYTPWFLNRLDEGFVYTRNPYNPKQLTKYDLSTSKVDAFIFCSKNYEPILDDIQEIDSKYPIYCHYTITGYGNDIEANVPSIDESIDTLISLSEIIGFKKISWRYDPIFLTEKYDINHHLDTFRYMSSRLDGHISSCIFSFIDMYQKVIKNMPGVSGVDLDDKIKLLEGLSSIVKGCSFRLQCCAVGDEYADYGIHRSGCVTSKILEDSNNLRFKNVKHTGSREGCMCIPWRDFGQYDSCPNACKYCYANKNPLVAKRNFKLHDSSSPLLIGDVLEDDVVHEAKQSSFLLRDKCQTTLF; encoded by the coding sequence ATGATTTTTAATGTAAGTGGAAGAACAGACATTGTTAATTATTATACTCCCTGGTTTCTAAACAGGTTAGATGAAGGTTTTGTTTATACAAGAAATCCTTATAATCCTAAACAGTTAACAAAGTATGATTTAAGTACTAGTAAAGTGGATGCATTTATTTTTTGTTCTAAAAATTATGAACCTATATTAGACGATATTCAAGAAATTGATAGTAAATATCCTATTTATTGTCATTACACGATTACTGGTTATGGTAATGATATTGAAGCCAATGTTCCGTCAATAGATGAGAGTATTGATACTTTAATTAGTTTGTCTGAGATTATTGGTTTTAAGAAGATTTCATGGCGTTATGATCCTATCTTTTTAACAGAAAAATATGATATAAATCATCATTTGGATACTTTTAGATATATGTCTTCAAGGTTGGATGGTCATATTTCGTCTTGTATTTTTAGTTTTATTGACATGTACCAGAAGGTTATTAAAAATATGCCTGGAGTTTCTGGTGTTGATTTAGATGATAAGATTAAGTTATTGGAAGGTTTGTCTAGTATTGTAAAAGGGTGTTCATTTAGATTACAGTGTTGTGCTGTTGGTGATGAATATGCAGATTATGGTATTCACAGGTCTGGTTGTGTTACATCTAAGATTTTAGAGGATTCTAATAATTTGCGTTTTAAAAATGTTAAACATACTGGTTCTCGTGAGGGGTGTATGTGTATTCCTTGGCGTGATTTTGGTCAGTATGATTCTTGTCCTAATGCCTGTAAGTATTGTTATGCTAATAAGAATCCTTTGGTTGCTAAAAGAAATTTTAAGTTGCATGATTCTTCTTCGCCTTTGCTTATTGGGGATGTGTTGGAGGATGATGTTGTTCATGAAGCTAAGCAAAGTTCTTTTCTTTTGAGGGATAAATGTCAAACTACTTTGTTTTAA
- a CDS encoding FHA domain-containing protein — protein MENHESKESCNKTYDIISSKVSALNNRVRFAIIEILSDIERKNQVQIIKKEPLYSRELNALLLEHYNINISPQMLGQHLKQLENADLVEEKEIRKEIPNKVGSRIVKAYKINTAAFKDLFLDIDLFRQELLSLFEIYEKHQKNTSTQKCTLTILNGPDKGKTFKISKEDLILVGRKENNYVDDKNSMILLDEGYCKVSSITKPHLKLYYHEDKWTIEDTNSEYGTYIDDKTVPKNMKTTLKNNCFLRLARGTGGIVFYCSY, from the coding sequence ATGGAAAATCATGAATCAAAAGAAAGCTGTAATAAAACATATGACATAATATCATCAAAAGTTTCAGCACTAAATAATAGGGTAAGATTTGCTATCATTGAAATATTATCTGATATTGAACGAAAAAATCAGGTTCAAATAATCAAAAAAGAACCATTATATTCACGTGAATTAAATGCATTATTATTAGAACATTATAATATTAATATATCTCCACAAATGTTAGGTCAACACTTAAAACAATTAGAAAATGCAGATTTAGTAGAAGAAAAAGAAATTAGAAAAGAAATACCTAACAAAGTTGGTTCAAGAATTGTGAAAGCATATAAAATTAACACAGCAGCGTTTAAAGATTTATTCTTAGATATTGATCTTTTCAGACAAGAACTATTATCCTTATTTGAAATATATGAAAAACACCAAAAAAATACCAGTACCCAAAAGTGTACTTTAACTATCTTAAATGGCCCGGATAAAGGTAAAACATTTAAAATAAGTAAAGAAGACTTAATCCTGGTAGGACGAAAAGAAAACAATTACGTTGATGATAAAAATTCTATGATATTACTAGATGAAGGTTATTGTAAAGTGTCAAGTATAACTAAACCACACCTAAAACTTTATTACCATGAAGATAAATGGACTATAGAAGATACAAATAGTGAATACGGAACATATATTGATGATAAAACAGTACCAAAAAACATGAAAACAACATTAAAGAATAACTGCTTTTTAAGATTAGCTAGGGGAACAGGAGGAATAGTGTTTTATTGTTCCTATTAA
- a CDS encoding succinylglutamate desuccinylase/aspartoacylase family protein, protein MKCKNCGVENDNNAHFCRNCGGNVFIDDNISPKRSFNPLLLVGLIIIVFLVAIGGVSAYIIYFDTSPVEIISLTNDGANVLENSELAKNMPQSEISEKVLAQAQSGVPIYKIGDGKGPVSVITAGVHGDQLNPSVAAMKIINYLDGRKIKGTVYVLPFTSPDALSKNTKLTNGVNLNQEADRPGTISYNVVQFAFNNHASAVGDFHETQVGKDPGQTTIMCTQVPTYASYQLATDMSSLSLDKQLTYLVAGITYDGAIEDELNLKGTPAVTPLVQVPGHGKVYQSSVDESFTQMLALLYVNGNLDSNDSYLKLANMDRDGL, encoded by the coding sequence ATGAAGTGTAAAAATTGTGGGGTTGAAAATGATAATAATGCCCATTTTTGTAGAAACTGTGGAGGTAATGTTTTCATAGATGATAATATTTCTCCTAAAAGGTCATTTAATCCATTATTACTTGTTGGATTAATTATCATTGTATTTTTGGTGGCTATAGGTGGAGTGTCAGCATATATTATTTACTTTGATACGTCACCTGTAGAAATCATAAGCTTGACTAATGATGGAGCTAATGTATTGGAGAATAGTGAACTAGCTAAAAACATGCCCCAATCTGAGATATCAGAAAAAGTTTTAGCTCAGGCACAGAGTGGAGTGCCAATATATAAGATTGGAGATGGTAAAGGCCCTGTATCAGTGATTACTGCGGGTGTGCATGGTGATCAATTGAATCCAAGTGTTGCTGCGATGAAGATTATAAATTATTTGGATGGTAGGAAGATTAAAGGAACTGTATATGTTTTACCGTTTACTTCACCTGATGCTTTAAGTAAGAATACTAAGCTTACAAATGGAGTTAATCTTAACCAGGAAGCTGATAGGCCCGGTACAATATCATATAATGTAGTTCAATTTGCTTTTAATAATCATGCAAGTGCTGTTGGTGATTTTCATGAAACACAAGTTGGAAAAGATCCTGGACAAACAACTATTATGTGTACACAAGTACCTACATATGCTAGTTACCAGTTAGCAACGGATATGTCATCATTATCGTTAGATAAACAATTAACTTATCTGGTAGCTGGTATTACTTATGATGGGGCAATTGAAGATGAATTAAATCTTAAGGGTACACCTGCTGTTACTCCATTGGTTCAAGTTCCGGGTCATGGAAAAGTTTATCAATCCTCTGTAGATGAATCTTTCACACAAATGTTAGCTTTATTGTATGTTAATGGAAATCTTGATTCTAATGATTCATATCTAAAACTTGCTAATATGGATAGGGATGGATTATAA
- a CDS encoding RNA-guided endonuclease TnpB family protein → MKVVMYKSFVVRIYPDEVQENFFTNQFGCCRFVFNTFLDAKKKAYTENMEYLSFYDCSAMLTELKKSKTWLKRVDSTGLIESLKNLENAFNRFFNQISKYPRHKNKYNPVQSYKTNNINNNIRIKDKFIRLPKVGWIRFRTHQKITGQIQSVTVKQKASGKYFISILCKNVIRHIFKSNNRSCGIDLGVSRFVTINTGKIIQFPQQNKIIQLNNKIRRLQRKLSKKEFSSKNYNKIKKKIAQTYEKIHNILDYHFYKIAQQLTEKYQVICMETLNIKGMLKNSRLSRSIQEKSWHMFTKNNRTKRAYEHGRTLIHIDQWYPSSKTCNNCQYYNDKLKLNNRTWTCPQCGNTHDRDINAAKNIQREGLKKI, encoded by the coding sequence TTGAAAGTTGTTATGTATAAAAGTTTTGTTGTTCGTATCTATCCTGATGAGGTTCAGGAGAATTTTTTCACCAATCAGTTTGGTTGTTGTAGATTTGTTTTTAATACTTTTCTGGATGCCAAAAAGAAAGCATATACTGAAAATATGGAGTATTTGTCTTTTTATGATTGTTCAGCTATGTTAACTGAGCTAAAAAAGTCTAAAACTTGGTTAAAACGAGTTGATTCCACAGGTTTAATTGAATCATTGAAAAATTTAGAAAATGCATTTAACAGATTTTTTAACCAAATCAGCAAGTATCCACGCCATAAAAATAAATATAATCCAGTACAATCTTATAAAACCAATAATATCAATAACAATATCAGAATTAAGGACAAATTTATTCGTCTTCCTAAGGTAGGTTGGATCCGATTTCGTACCCATCAAAAGATAACTGGCCAAATACAATCTGTAACAGTTAAACAAAAAGCATCGGGCAAATATTTTATTTCTATTTTATGTAAAAATGTTATAAGACATATTTTTAAGAGTAATAATCGTAGTTGTGGTATAGATTTGGGAGTATCACGTTTTGTCACAATAAACACGGGCAAAATAATACAGTTCCCACAACAAAACAAAATCATACAATTAAATAATAAAATACGAAGATTACAAAGAAAACTATCCAAAAAAGAATTTAGCAGCAAAAACTATAATAAAATCAAAAAGAAAATAGCACAAACCTATGAAAAAATACATAACATACTAGACTATCACTTCTATAAGATAGCACAACAATTAACAGAAAAATATCAAGTAATCTGCATGGAAACACTAAACATCAAAGGTATGCTAAAAAACAGCAGACTATCCCGTAGTATACAAGAAAAATCATGGCACATGTTCACAAAAAATAATAGAACAAAAAGAGCATATGAACACGGACGAACACTAATACACATCGACCAATGGTACCCCTCCAGTAAAACATGCAACAACTGCCAATACTACAATGACAAGTTAAAACTCAACAACAGAACATGGACATGCCCACAATGTGGAAACACACATGACAGAGACATAAACGCAGCCAAAAACATACAACGAGAAGGATTAAAAAAAATATAA
- a CDS encoding MATE family efflux transporter, giving the protein MKKATFSMASVDILNIIMDPIFIYTFHLGLKGAALATVLSTIIPTLVSIYWLFIKKNTYLNYEISNFKFKPTLIRGILNVGVPASLEEFIISVVNMILNVLLVIVAGTNVIAAFNVSFSIIQLGMMPCIAIGTSAITVAGVAYGAKEYEKVKITCHYGIKISLIISLIITVLLFAFAPEIALLFVDKSNMEFYHLIIHVLRVTLLFLLVTPVGGVCAMVFQAMGKGALSLLLTFIRELFLVILIAYLIGITLNFGLNGLLMGFILGLGIGSIISLIVFEVYMGSVENLALREI; this is encoded by the coding sequence ATGAAAAAGGCCACTTTTTCAATGGCATCAGTTGACATATTGAATATTATAATGGACCCCATATTCATTTACACATTCCATCTTGGACTAAAAGGAGCAGCACTTGCTACAGTATTATCTACTATCATTCCAACATTAGTATCAATTTATTGGCTGTTTATTAAGAAAAACACTTATCTGAACTATGAAATCAGTAATTTTAAGTTTAAACCTACCTTAATTAGGGGAATTTTAAATGTTGGTGTTCCAGCCAGTTTAGAAGAGTTTATCATATCAGTAGTTAACATGATACTTAATGTCTTATTAGTTATAGTGGCGGGAACTAATGTAATAGCAGCTTTTAATGTCAGCTTTTCTATCATACAATTAGGTATGATGCCTTGTATAGCTATAGGAACATCAGCAATAACCGTTGCCGGCGTCGCATATGGTGCAAAGGAATATGAAAAGGTTAAAATAACTTGTCATTATGGTATAAAGATTAGTCTTATTATTTCATTAATAATCACGGTCCTGTTATTTGCTTTTGCACCGGAAATAGCATTATTGTTTGTTGATAAAAGCAATATGGAATTTTATCATTTGATTATTCATGTATTAAGAGTTACCCTGTTATTCTTATTAGTTACACCAGTAGGTGGAGTATGTGCAATGGTATTTCAGGCAATGGGTAAAGGTGCACTCTCATTATTATTAACATTTATACGAGAACTATTCCTTGTAATATTAATCGCATACTTAATTGGTATTACACTTAATTTCGGATTAAATGGCCTGCTAATGGGATTTATATTAGGCTTAGGTATAGGTTCAATTATTTCTTTAATCGTGTTTGAAGTATATATGGGCTCTGTAGAAAACCTTGCATTGAGAGAAATATGA
- a CDS encoding MATE family efflux transporter — MDDNKNIKILRGDPRKALIKIALPMIFSLLLISFNHIIDRIWVASLGTDALAAIGFVTPIFMIIIGIGNGIGAGANSLISRHIGSNEYDEASNTALHSIIIVSVLSILIPAIILPYYDQIVSIMGANTIIAYTRDYGIILVLGTFAFLFNILFSSQLRLREI; from the coding sequence TTGGATGATAATAAAAATATAAAAATACTAAGAGGAGATCCTAGAAAAGCATTAATTAAAATTGCATTACCCATGATATTTTCATTACTTTTAATAAGTTTCAATCATATTATTGACAGAATATGGGTGGCAAGCTTAGGAACAGATGCATTAGCTGCCATAGGATTTGTAACACCAATATTTATGATTATCATCGGTATTGGTAATGGCATAGGTGCAGGTGCTAATTCATTAATATCAAGGCATATTGGTTCTAATGAATATGATGAAGCCTCAAACACTGCTTTACACTCAATAATTATAGTTTCAGTATTATCCATCTTAATACCTGCCATAATATTACCATATTATGATCAGATAGTGTCTATTATGGGAGCAAATACCATCATAGCATATACTCGTGACTATGGAATTATATTAGTACTGGGCACATTTGCTTTCCTGTTCAACATTCTCTTTTCCAGCCAACTAAGACTGAGGGAGATATGA
- a CDS encoding Ig-like domain repeat protein: protein MILLLIAIVMMIGSVAATDTASNDTITTNNNVAQATQTTTDTQTTSTDSSQTNDITSKSITKTISKESVKSSSSTAKTTSTSKSSTKTKINDITATRNSKVTFKAVVTTTSGKNVQSGTVTFKLNGKTIGKSKVSKGSAKLTYTLPSKLNDIKYTITAAYNGNSKYTESSNKCVLKLKSNLATKVTVKDITSVQGDTTTLKAVVTTSDGKYVQTGKVAFKINGKTVGTASVSNGGAKLKYTIPNSYKDKQYTITVVYGKNEYYNGAKSTGLLKLTAKHNPAIIISSNSAIAGQTTTLTAKITSKTGVAISGGKVVYKLNDKTIGSTTLSGGVAKITYSIPSSWSGNYKLSVVYEGYGKYNPAEESSTFKVIKPVTSKVTIDTTSAYSGESITFTARITDSSGNKISGGKAAFKINGKTIGRVSVTGGVAKLTYKIPSSWNENYKITVVYGGHGKYTKASATTSLTVSKKGKIVVPAGYSSYVKSTSNCQVSNSKIKSLAASLTSGSSNALSAAKSIFNYVRDKISYTLYYNTRAGAVGTLNRKYGNCVDQTHLLNALMRASNIPARYCHATCSFRSGLVTGHVWSEVYVNGRWYKCDTTSRSNGFNNIVNWRYSTTVRRYISLPF, encoded by the coding sequence ATGATCTTATTACTCATTGCCATAGTAATGATGATAGGATCAGTAGCAGCAACTGACACTGCATCCAATGACACAATAACAACCAATAATAACGTAGCACAAGCTACACAAACAACAACCGATACACAGACAACATCAACAGATTCAAGCCAAACAAATGACATAACAAGCAAATCAATAACAAAAACTATCAGCAAAGAATCAGTTAAAAGTAGTTCAAGTACTGCTAAAACTACTTCGACAAGTAAGTCAAGTACAAAAACAAAAATAAATGACATAACAGCTACCCGAAATTCCAAAGTTACCTTCAAAGCCGTAGTAACAACAACAAGTGGAAAAAATGTACAGAGTGGAACTGTAACATTTAAATTAAATGGAAAAACAATAGGAAAATCCAAAGTATCAAAGGGTAGTGCTAAACTAACATATACATTACCATCAAAATTGAATGATATAAAATACACTATAACAGCAGCATACAATGGTAACTCTAAATACACTGAATCAAGTAATAAATGTGTATTAAAACTTAAATCTAACCTGGCAACAAAAGTAACAGTTAAAGATATCACTTCAGTACAAGGAGATACAACAACACTAAAAGCAGTTGTAACAACATCTGATGGAAAATATGTGCAGACAGGAAAAGTAGCATTTAAAATTAATGGAAAAACAGTTGGTACAGCAAGTGTATCAAATGGTGGAGCAAAACTAAAGTACACCATACCAAACAGTTATAAAGATAAACAATATACTATTACAGTAGTATATGGTAAAAACGAATATTATAATGGAGCAAAATCAACAGGATTATTAAAACTCACAGCAAAACATAATCCAGCAATAATTATAAGCTCAAATTCAGCCATAGCTGGTCAAACAACAACATTAACCGCTAAAATTACCTCAAAAACAGGGGTAGCAATTAGTGGAGGAAAAGTTGTTTATAAATTAAATGATAAAACAATAGGTTCAACCACATTATCTGGTGGTGTTGCAAAAATCACATACTCAATACCATCAAGTTGGAGTGGTAACTATAAATTATCAGTAGTCTATGAAGGATATGGGAAATATAATCCTGCTGAAGAAAGTTCAACATTCAAGGTCATAAAACCTGTAACTAGTAAAGTTACTATTGATACAACAAGTGCATACTCAGGAGAGTCAATAACATTCACTGCCAGAATCACTGATTCATCAGGAAATAAGATTAGTGGTGGTAAAGCAGCTTTTAAAATAAATGGTAAAACCATAGGCAGAGTTAGTGTAACCGGTGGTGTTGCAAAACTAACATATAAAATACCATCAAGCTGGAATGAAAACTATAAAATAACAGTTGTATATGGTGGACATGGAAAATATACTAAAGCATCAGCAACAACTTCTTTAACAGTATCCAAAAAAGGAAAAATTGTTGTACCTGCAGGATACTCAAGTTATGTTAAATCAACAAGTAATTGTCAAGTATCCAATAGTAAAATTAAAAGTTTAGCAGCATCTTTAACTTCTGGAAGTTCAAATGCACTTTCAGCAGCAAAAAGTATATTTAATTATGTGCGTGATAAAATATCATACACCTTATACTATAATACTAGGGCTGGTGCAGTTGGAACACTTAACAGAAAATATGGAAACTGTGTGGATCAAACACACTTATTAAATGCTCTTATGAGGGCAAGTAATATTCCTGCACGTTATTGTCATGCTACCTGTTCATTTAGAAGTGGTCTGGTAACAGGTCACGTATGGTCTGAAGTATATGTGAATGGTAGATGGTATAAATGTGATACTACTTCACGTAGTAACGGTTTTAACAATATTGTTAACTGGCGTTATTCAACTACTGTTAGAAGATACATTTCATTACCGTTCTAA
- a CDS encoding AAA family ATPase, with protein MTNFDKELCDLLRARFPYIQVSTYEEERLINEVKRIVSTPELIHTVRNVYIWKSSEGFRDENGFIIEDTQEKTSALNYVKNYEGPAIFIFLDFHVFCEQINGILDYNIIRNLKDLMPNLKQSLQPKNIIFVSPTFNVPDDLKKDITVMDFELPTAEEIEEVLDEIIEANAGGNLIINLNEKDKESLVKAAIGLTLQEAENAFARAMVDNGSLSGEDVDLILKEKSQVIKKNDLLEYIDSKVNIEDVGGLENLKNWLKKRDKSWLSSAKKYGLPSPRGVLLTGVPGCGKSLIAKSISSMWHLPLLRFDVSKVFNKFVGNSEANMREAIKTAEAISPCILWIDEIEKGFSGLGNSGDSGTSSRIFGTFLSWMQEKTKPVFVVATANNIHGLPSEMMRKGRFDEIFFIDLPTFNERKQIFKVHLETRIKDPSVIGDFIIDDATLNHLAGLTEGFGGAEIEQIVIMGLFDAFADDRSITMVDFENAVKNTVPLSITQAEQIRAIREWADVRAVAATSQVDRKEYNDSHVEFDNPGDEGGDDSSDINESRGGRTLDF; from the coding sequence ATGACTAATTTTGACAAAGAATTATGTGATCTATTAAGAGCAAGATTTCCATACATACAAGTCTCAACATATGAAGAAGAACGACTAATTAACGAAGTTAAACGAATAGTTTCAACACCAGAATTAATACATACAGTAAGAAATGTATACATTTGGAAGTCATCCGAAGGATTCAGAGACGAAAATGGATTTATCATAGAAGACACACAGGAAAAAACATCAGCATTAAATTATGTAAAAAACTATGAAGGACCAGCAATATTCATATTCCTAGACTTTCATGTATTCTGTGAACAAATTAATGGAATCCTTGACTATAATATCATAAGAAACTTGAAAGATTTAATGCCTAATCTTAAACAAAGTTTACAACCCAAAAATATAATATTTGTATCTCCAACATTTAATGTTCCCGATGACCTTAAAAAAGATATTACAGTAATGGACTTTGAACTTCCAACAGCTGAAGAAATAGAGGAAGTTCTAGACGAAATTATTGAAGCCAATGCTGGCGGAAATTTAATCATTAACTTAAACGAAAAAGACAAGGAATCTCTTGTTAAGGCCGCAATAGGATTAACATTACAAGAAGCAGAAAATGCATTTGCAAGGGCAATGGTAGATAATGGTTCACTCAGTGGGGAGGATGTGGATCTTATTCTGAAAGAAAAAAGTCAGGTAATTAAGAAGAATGATTTGCTTGAATATATTGATTCAAAAGTAAATATTGAAGATGTTGGTGGATTGGAAAATCTTAAAAATTGGCTGAAAAAACGTGACAAGTCATGGTTATCTTCTGCAAAAAAATATGGTTTACCATCACCACGTGGTGTTTTATTAACAGGAGTACCTGGATGTGGTAAGAGTTTAATAGCTAAGAGCATATCCTCTATGTGGCATTTGCCATTACTACGTTTTGATGTTTCAAAAGTATTTAATAAGTTTGTTGGTAATAGTGAAGCTAACATGAGGGAAGCTATAAAAACAGCAGAAGCTATTAGTCCATGTATCTTATGGATTGATGAGATTGAAAAGGGTTTCAGTGGTTTAGGTAATAGTGGTGATAGTGGTACTAGTAGCCGTATTTTCGGTACCTTCTTAAGCTGGATGCAGGAGAAAACTAAGCCCGTATTTGTTGTTGCTACTGCTAATAATATACATGGATTGCCATCTGAGATGATGAGAAAGGGACGATTTGATGAAATTTTCTTCATTGATTTACCTACTTTTAATGAGAGAAAACAAATATTTAAGGTTCACCTGGAGACTCGTATTAAGGATCCCTCTGTTATTGGTGATTTTATAATTGATGATGCTACATTGAATCATTTGGCTGGTTTAACTGAAGGTTTTGGTGGTGCAGAAATTGAGCAGATAGTTATTATGGGATTATTTGATGCATTTGCTGATGATAGAAGTATTACTATGGTGGACTTTGAGAATGCTGTTAAAAATACTGTTCCTTTAAGTATTACTCAGGCAGAACAGATTAGAGCTATCAGGGAATGGGCTGATGTTCGTGCTGTTGCAGCTACATCTCAGGTTGATAGAAAAGAGTATAATGATAGTCATGTTGAATTTGATAATCCTGGTGATGAGGGTGGTGATGATTCATCGGATATTAATGAGTCTAGGGGTGGAAGAACTTTAGACTTTTAA
- a CDS encoding NAD(+)/NADH kinase: MRRRRNRNRKLKKRKYDNMRIYINTDKNKELAIKTKKELIKACNELKITVTDNPQYADLICSIGGDGTFLSSSQLSKGCPIIGINCGTLGYLTDVNPQEIRKALSDIKEGKYYIEERMMLEGEITRANDEKISIPPALNEISISKNTLGVIKFDTIINEKLINSYTADGIIICTPTGSTAYNLSCGGPIVEPTAQIITLTPIAPHTIINRSIILSENSTIKIRINEIRNKKSAYVLYDGKPIEIRTGDTVCIRKSKQVTKIIKLNWQSFIETIRNTIK; this comes from the coding sequence ATCAGACGAAGAAGAAACAGAAACAGGAAACTAAAGAAAAGAAAATATGATAATATGAGGATATATATCAACACAGACAAAAACAAGGAACTAGCAATTAAAACAAAAAAAGAACTAATAAAAGCATGCAATGAATTAAAAATAACAGTCACAGATAACCCCCAATATGCAGACTTAATATGTTCCATAGGTGGTGACGGAACTTTCCTATCCTCATCACAACTCTCCAAGGGATGTCCAATAATAGGAATAAACTGTGGAACACTAGGATACCTGACAGATGTAAACCCACAAGAAATCAGAAAAGCATTATCAGATATAAAAGAAGGAAAATATTATATTGAAGAAAGAATGATGCTCGAAGGAGAAATAACAAGAGCAAATGATGAAAAAATCAGTATACCCCCAGCACTAAACGAAATTTCCATCTCAAAGAATACATTAGGAGTAATTAAATTTGACACAATAATAAACGAAAAACTAATAAACTCCTACACCGCAGATGGAATAATAATATGCACACCAACAGGATCAACAGCATACAACTTATCATGTGGAGGACCAATAGTAGAACCAACAGCACAAATAATCACCCTCACACCCATAGCTCCACACACAATAATCAACAGGAGCATAATCTTATCAGAAAATTCAACCATTAAAATCAGGATAAATGAAATAAGAAACAAAAAATCAGCATACGTATTATATGATGGAAAACCAATAGAAATCCGAACAGGAGACACTGTCTGTATAAGAAAATCAAAACAAGTAACTAAGATAATAAAATTAAATTGGCAAAGTTTCATAGAAACAATAAGAAACACAATAAAATAA
- a CDS encoding right-handed parallel beta-helix repeat-containing protein, with protein sequence MQTNNDKTSIVYMVSYGNNTIENNQFINNTGRCIHSFNQTNTRIINNKFIDNHMDEEGVIRGGLIDNYEADIQISGNEFINDTTKGELRGGILYHEIGNMEFTDNKVENININPDPTSISTCSKGGVIFNRNATVKIENNEFNNVLIGNYSRGGVIYNNLGNISIKDNKFNNSIEGNHLRGLIVFNDVNGVLSVGNNTLNTSYDGSLHSKYDDENFYNSDVPNEEGNGIKGVTNFI encoded by the coding sequence ATACAAACAAATAATGATAAAACCTCAATAGTATACATGGTATCCTATGGAAATAACACTATCGAAAATAACCAGTTTATAAACAATACAGGACGCTGCATACATTCATTCAACCAGACAAATACTCGCATAATTAACAACAAATTTATAGACAACCATATGGACGAAGAAGGAGTAATACGAGGAGGATTAATAGATAATTACGAAGCAGACATTCAAATCTCCGGAAACGAATTCATCAATGATACAACAAAAGGTGAATTAAGAGGTGGAATATTATATCATGAAATAGGAAACATGGAATTCACAGATAATAAAGTTGAAAATATTAACATCAACCCTGATCCTACATCCATATCCACTTGTAGTAAGGGTGGAGTAATATTTAATCGTAATGCCACAGTTAAAATAGAGAATAATGAATTCAATAATGTACTCATTGGTAATTATTCACGTGGTGGGGTCATATACAATAATCTTGGAAATATATCAATAAAAGATAATAAATTCAACAATAGTATTGAGGGAAATCATTTACGTGGATTAATAGTATTTAATGATGTGAATGGTGTTCTAAGTGTAGGTAATAATACATTAAATACTAGTTATGATGGTAGTTTACATTCAAAGTATGATGATGAAAACTTTTATAATTCTGATGTGCCGAATGAAGAGGGAAATGGTATAAAAGGTGTAACAAATTTCATTTAA
- a CDS encoding histone: MHKKIIKKXKKKSEHMTKLPLTPLGRIIKKGGAKRVSKSAEEALSDYLEDISQDITILALENAKKEGRKTLKSQDIEAAYNDLF; encoded by the coding sequence ATTCACAAAAAAATTATAAAAAAAAMCAAAAAAAAGAGTGAACATATGACCAAATTACCATTAACACCATTAGGAAGAATTATAAAAAAAGGCGGAGCAAAAAGAGTAAGTAAAAGTGCAGAAGAAGCACTATCAGACTACCTAGAAGACATATCACAAGACATAACAATACTCGCACTAGAAAATGCAAAAAAAGAAGGAAGAAAAACCCTAAAATCACAAGACATAGAAGCAGCATACAACGACTTATTCTAA